A single genomic interval of Epinephelus fuscoguttatus linkage group LG22, E.fuscoguttatus.final_Chr_v1 harbors:
- the LOC125882845 gene encoding uncharacterized protein LOC125882845 yields MNWVGGSRNRFIVKNDAKKQREFFEKRKMQQRLKNLGVALPASPRGTSSGSMDLVTLFIVNQIAAKKEIKDPPKVAVLASSKGGSKHKRNESLVLPMSPCSPSQLSLVESQPQNSVQGMRRRNNVIPRGFKCRQLSPVLESGFSDNSASDYLPPRTDPLSPFSTSSASSGQGIFPLQLNLQQRGQTQTQLPPHCSPPPWDTSGLEQTKFQPFSQPRGMSNSVPWSCGSNPPLYQLETPTAAQVLFRSPVPDNTEARDKARHEVTFSLNQLEDKEPMLDFSLHQSDTKQQFEGDYFEGFRTEQCEREASHLGGRKSKIYLKDHTPAESSTPQTVPESQCMDVEGNDHIHISNCTDMNFSCLESNDDPMDGCKFSCHGGYLNSDSSDDDECCEPCLHAASSYMDRASCADNLNANLGSQGNPKQRHSKLRASTPLLRPKMNLRDNQMENAAFPVKASGSNSQQRGSSTAQFASPQALAQTQSFELCKCKKTPSETRDAGTQTVDNPTAETCNAWTQCCADVDSEATGFNLCLPPVDVSVRLAATERQANTAAEPSTHTPSTGKARSGGKHTTRTKKKSRAGSQPGSSIINNSDGTVIPQRVINPFVDVSMTDGRAKENKEGRNERGQRENGRLMKDLANEVREEVTSATRADRLSEEAETLQEIADILLLLKQRKEVRK; encoded by the exons ATGAACTGGGTCGGGGGTTCAAG GAACAGGTTTATTGTGAAGAATGATGCAAAGAAGCAGAGG GAGTTctttgaaaagagaaaaatgcaACAGAGGCTGAAGAACTTGGGAGTAGCTCTGCCAGCATCTCCTCGAGGAACTAGCTCCGGGAGTATGGACCTAGTGACTCTGTTTATCGTCAACCAGATTGCTGCTAAGAAAGAAATTAAAG atccTCCAAAAGTAGCAGTTCTTGCCAGCAGTAAAGGAGGATCCAAGCATAAGAGAAATGAGTCCCTGGTACTCCCAATGAGCCCCTGCTCTCCATCACAGCTGAGTCTTGTTGAGAGCCAACCTCAGAACAG TGTTCAAGGaatgagaagaagaaacaatGTTATTCCGCGAGGCTTCAAGTGTCGACAG TTGTCACCAGTGCTGGAGTCAGGTTTCTCAGACAACAGTGCATCTGACTACCTGCCACCCAGAACCGACCCCCTGAGCCCTTTCTCCACTTCATCAGCTTCCTCAGGCCAAG GAATATTCCCCCTGCAGCTGAACCTCCAGCAGAGAGgccagacacagacacagcttcCTCCGCACTGCTCCCCCCCACCGTGGGACACCTCAGGGCTGGAGCAGACCAAG TTTCAGCCTTTCTCCCAGCCCAGAGGTATGAGCAACAGTGTCCCCTGGTCCTGTGGATCAAACCCACCCCTCTACCAACTGGAGACACCCACAGCAGCCCAAGTCCTATTCAGAAGTCCAGTACCAGA TAACACAGAGGCACGGGACAAAGCGAGACACGAGGTCACCTTCTCTCTCAACCAGCTAGAGGATAAGGAGCCCATGTTGGACTTCAGTCTTCACCAGTCCGACACTAAGCAGCAGTTTGAGGGAGATTACTTTGAGGGCTTCAGAACTGAACAGTGTGAAAGAGAAG CCTCTCATCTTGGAGGAAGAAAATCAAAGATATATCTCAAAGATCATACACCTGCTGAATCCTCAACACCACA AACTGTCCCTGAGTCTCAGTGCATGGACGTGGAGGGAAATGACCACATACAT ATCTCCAACTGCACCGACATGAACTTTT CATGTCTTGAATCTAATGACGACCCCATGGATGGCTGTAAATTTTCTTGTCATGGAGGTTACCTCAATTCAGACTCATCTGAT GATGATGAATGCTGTGAGCCATGTCTCCACGCTGCCTCTTCTTATATGGACCGAGCCAGTTGTGCAGATAACCTAAACGCAAACCTGGGCTCACAAGGGAATCCAAAACAAAGGCACAGTAAGCTCAGGGCTTCCACCCCGCTCCTGAGACCCAAAATGAACTTAAGAGACAATCAGATGGAGAATGCAGCTTTCCCAGTTAAAGCCTCTGGAAGTAACAGCCAACAGAGGGGAAGCAGCACAGCTCAGTTTGCATCTCCTCAAGCTCTGGCTCAAACTCAGAGCTTCGAGCTGTGCAAATGCAAGAAAACACCCAGTGAAACTCGAGACGCTGGAACTCAAACTGTCGACAACCCCACAGCTGAGACATGCAATGCCTGGACTCAGTGCTGCGCTGATGTAGACAGTGAAGCCACTGGATTTAACTTGTGCCTGCCACCTGTTGACGTGTCAGTACGGCTTGCGGCCACAGAGAGGCAGGCTAATACTGCTGCAGAGCCGAGTACACACACGCCTTCAACAGGCAAGGCGAGGAGTGGAGGGAAGCATACAACCAGGACCAAGAAGAAATCCAGAGCTGGTTCCCAGCCAGGCAGCAGCATCATAAACAACAGTGATGGCACAGTGATCCCACAGAGAGTCATAAATCCCTTTGTTGATGTGAGCATGACTGATGGAAGAG CTAAGGAGAACAAAGAGGGCAGAAATGAGAGAGGGCAACGAGAAAATGGCCGTCTGATGAAAGACCTCGCAAATGAAGTGAGGGAGGAGGTCACATCTGCCACGAGGGCTGACAGACTCTCAGAAGAGGCCGAGACACTTCAGGAAATAGCTGACATTTTGCTCCTGCTCAAGCAAAGGAAGGAGGTGAGGAAGTAA